The Brachypodium distachyon strain Bd21 chromosome 4, Brachypodium_distachyon_v3.0, whole genome shotgun sequence nucleotide sequence CACACAGTAAACtacataaaacaaataaatagcaaaacccgaaaaaaaagaagaaagtaaGGAATTACCTATTTCCGCAAAGAAAGGAAATTACCTAAAGCTTAGCCCGTGAACGTGAGTCGTTTCGCTGTAAAGACTCGGGAGTCAGCTCTCCCCGCCGCAATTCCCCATTTCCCGCCTCCGcccctcctccatctcccgcttcttctcctccccgaaaaccccaaaccctagccctcCTCAAgctccctcctccgccaccggaTCGACTACCCATGGCGCTCAAGCAGAAGgggagcgccgccaccgccgcgcctGACACCAAcaagcgccgccgcgtcggcTTTGCCGGCATCGGTACACATCCTTGCTTCCCCAACTCCTCTCGAGATTCGTAGATTTGATTTGTGTCCGGGTTCGTGCTTAGACTGCGGCTGCGAGTGTATCGTTAGGCTCCGGCCTGTTTTCGATTTGCGTGGTGTCTGGAATAGAGATGCAACCGGGGCCGGGCTGGATTCATGTTGCCTTGGACTCCGATGGAATGCCCTTTCTTTGCTGGGTGGTAGAAATGTGGGATTTTTTATTGAATTTGTTTTGGTCAACAAGGGTAGTGGCTTTACCAACATGTTCAGTTTCAACATTGGATTGTCCTGTGAGATAATAGCGATATGAGGTTGCACTTTGCTTGCCAGTTTATCTCGTACTTATGTGTCTGTTGATCTGTTCTTTTCGTAGTTACTTTCATCTTATGAAACGATTAAGGTGGGCATTGCCTTTTAAAATGCTGATGAAAGTATACGTATGGAGACTGTCCTATAGAACCATGGATAATATTTactcctttttttattttattgccCTTATAGAGCTACCGTTTTGATGTGTTCTGATGTGAACCCGTTCATTTTCCAATGTGTATCTCAGTGCTTTTAGGTAATTTGTTTTGTGTAGGTGCATGACCAAATTTAATGCAAtcttcttttatttgttttacaGATGCTGGAATTGAGGCAAATGAATGCATGAAAGTATTTCTTGGTATGGAGTTCCCTTCATTGATCCCATCCAATCAGCAATAGTTTAGCAGCAAAAATTAGTCTTTATATTCTTTATTTCTGTTGTGCAATTTACCATGTCTTCCACTACCTTACATGACTTGGAATTGGAGATGGAATTTTGTAGCAGTAACTACCTGTCTACCTTAGTAGTTCATATGATTAGTGAGGAGAAACATACACGCTTGGGGTAGAGAGTTAAGTTATCATGGTATAATGCTGTACCAAAAGTTGAGTGGGAAATGTTATGTAGTGTAAAGAACCCTTTcatataatactccctccgttccatattataAGGCACacacgcatttcaagattttgttttgaccaccaattagaccaacaaaatgtgaattatgtattataaaaattataccgtcGGAAACTTTTTTCAGATATGAATctagtggtataatttttataacacataattcacattttgttagtctaattgatggtcaaagttggacCTCGAAATGCGTGGgcgccttatattatggaacggagggagtataatgtTAAATTACGGGTCTTCATGTTTACTTgcaaaatgtatttttacgaCCATGAAGCAAACAATTCTACCTGTAGGATCTGGAGCTGAGTTCAATAATAtataattttgttattttggGTTCTCAGTTCCTTAATGATATACTTCTTTTTTGCATTACTTCAGCAAGAAACCCTGACGACGTCTGCTCAGTAAACAACACTTCTATCGAGCCATTTGACCTAAATCATTTCTTTGGTGAAGATGGCAAGATATATGGCTACACCAATCTCAAGGTAGAAATTAGAAAGCAAAGTGGtgtatattatttttctgtaaATTATTTAACGATTAAATAGCAGACAACCCAATCCATGCTCTTGCTAGTTCTTTGTTTAAGTCCTTCATGCTGTTTACTTGCAATATGGAATCTTTGTGTTTGATATTTCACTTGGTGCAGATTAACGTATGGATAAGTGCTATATCATTTCATGCGTATGCTGAGATTTCATTCCAGGAAACATCTGATGTGAGTACATGCTCTTCAAAACTCAATAAGTTTGTTATTCTATTGTGATATTATGAGATTCTTATAACATGCCATCTCTTCTGAATCCAGACCTTGCCTGTACATAAAACTTTATAATTTTGTACACTTTCTTCCTACGCCTGTGATTACCTTCTTTTGCAACCGTATGTGTTATTCTGTGCATACAAAAGAATATGGCTGATGAATGGTTACCTCTTcctattttaatttttttgaggtAATCTTTTCCTATTTGTTATGGTATAACCctgaagcattttttttatgtgctcAAAAGTATCTGCTAAGTTATTGAATCACAATACTGTGGTTATATTTATAGGTTATAGGCTTATAGCTGGCATGTCCTATTCCATTTGCAGAGATCACAGGATATGCTGTAGATGTTTGATGTTAATATTTTAAGGGCATGCTTTTTTCCATGTAGTTTTACATGATTTCACCAAAATGGAAATGTTCCTTTTGATCTTGGCACTCATTCTATTTAGCCAGCATCATGATGACTTCAATTTCTTAAATTGATGGTGCTAAAAACTGTTTTCTGTACTTTAGTACGATAATGACAAAATCCTGAATTTGAAACTTCACTTGACCTGTATTTCCTAATTTCTGGAGCTACTAACTGAGTAACAGAGAGTTAACTGATTTCTTTCAGGGAGGGAAAGGAATCACAGATTTAAAACCCGTTCTTCAGGTAAGATCTGTTTGTTTAGAATTTCTTTTGTAATTAAAGAAATTTTCACATGCACGACTTTCTAGCATTCATTTACTTTTCTTGACAGAGTATTTTTGGGGAAAATCTAGTAGAGAAAGATGAATTTCTGGAGACATTCTCAAAGGAATGCCAATATATCAGGTATCTTTAATTATATCACTCAACAGTTGTATTCCTGTGCTATTCAGAAGCAGGACTGAACTTATTTTTCTTACATCTGCAGTGATGTGGTGACGAATGGCAATCCCATTAAACATGACGTCTCAGATGAAGGCGATTTAGATGTTGAGGTGTTCTTATAACCCATTGCTCTTATGATTCAATTGACGACATTTTGATAATTGAGTTCTTAAATTTAGCATATAAGCTGAAGTTTCCTAAATAAATAATTTCCTATGAAGTGCTATTACTTTGTAATATGATTCAGTTCTTGTGTCTATGCTTCTAAAGCATCAAGATTAATGTGATTATATTTTCTGTAATGTCAGAATTCTGAATGGGTGTGTGGTTTAGATCTTTTTACTTCAACTGCAGTTTGCATGCAACCTGCTGTCATcctccttttgttttattcaGGATATTAGTGGAGTTTGACTTGCACTTCTGTTCCCAGATTGTTCGAGTTGAACTCCAAGGTGCTCCTGCATTCCTTTATTCTCGTCTGGTGTCACTTGTTCTGCTTCTGGTTGAAGGTAATTGTAGGTTTTAGAGTATACTTGTCATCTTTGTTCGGAGCCTTTCTTCTAACGTCGTTGCACTCTAGGTTCCACACCTATCGATATCACAGAACATGGATGGGAAATGCTCCTAGTAGTGAAGAAGGGAACACTTGGGGCATCCACATCGAAATTTCAGTTGCTAGGCTTTGCAGCTGTCCATCATTTTTATCATTACCCTGAGAGCACTCGCTTGCGTATCAGTCAGGTTGGACCTATCGCAGCTTTTGCTTAGTTTCTTCATGTAGTCAATTTCTCTGAAGCAAGCTTATATTTTCTGTTGGTTCAGTTTTTAAACTGACTTCAGCATAATTGCATAACCTACTTTAAAGTAAAGTGAATATTTGGTCTGGCGTCGATGTTCTGCTGATattcttatttttgtttctcagATACTGGTCTTGCCACCTTATCAGGGTGAAGGCCATGGGCGTCGTCTTCTTGAGGCCATCAATTCTATCGCACAATCTGAGAACATATATGATGTAACCATAGAAGACCCTTCTGATTACCTTCAGTATGTACGCACGTCCATTGACTGCCTCCGTCTTCTCACCTTTGACCCAATCAAGCCTGCGCTTGATGCTATGGTCTTGTCTCTGATGGAGACCAACCTGTCAAAAAGGACTCGCAGTTTGGTAATGGTTCCACCGGCTGACTTGGTTGAGACAGTGCGGCTGATGCTGAAGATCAACAAGAAACAGTTCCTGCGGTGCTGGGAAATTCTGATCTATCTACGCCTTGATGCTGAGGACCGCAAGTGCATTGATAACTTCCGGGCTTGCATCTATGACCGCACCAAGGGTGAATTACTCGGCGGTGCCTCTGGAACCAATGGGAAGCGACTTGTCCAAGTGGCAAGTAGTTTTGATGAGGAGACATCATTTGCTGTGTACTGGACGAAGGAGAGTGGGGACGCAGATGATCAGACAGTTGAGCAGGAGCCAGAAGATCTGAAGACCCAGGAGGAGCAGCTGAATGAGCTGGTGGACACCCAAATGCAAGAGATTGTTGACGTTGCCAAGAACGTTACTACACGCGGCAAAGACAAATTAACAAGCATAGTGGCGTGAGATAACATTCTTGGCTTGGTGAATTGTGAGATCCTTACTACTTAGTACCTCCAGGGTAGGTAGCAAAACTTCAAAAGTTATTCACGGGTGGTTATCCTCCGTGTTCTGTAATGCTGGTTTTTCACGAGAATATCATATTCCGACCGTGGCAACTTCTGTTATTGCAAAAGGAAATATGTTTGGTTGAATCTCACATTAAAATCAAATGAATTTATGCCGAAGATGTTTGATTGGACCATAAtgtgttctttttcttttcagatgAAGTTTTCTTATGACACGGCAAATAATAACTTACAGTAGTTACCCTAATCACAGATTTTGGTGTGTAAAATGCAAATAAATTTTTAATTGACGATCAtccaaattattttgtgatGTTTGATTGGACAATAAtgtgttctttttcttttcaaatgaAGTTTTCTTATGACACGGCAAATGATAACTTACAGTAGTTACCCTAATCACAGATTTTGGTGTAAGATGCAAATAAATTTTTAATTGATGAGCAtccaaattattttgtgaCGAGATCTCCAAAACTATTATTTTTAAGTTTGTGCTCCATAATAGAGACAACAAAACGGTAGTGTACTAGAAGGCCCATgcataagtttttttttaagggagcATAAGTGGATACAACTCATTACAAACCAAACAAGCCGTAAAGGTCATGTGTGTGAAGCCCACACAATGTTGCACAGGCGTACTCTTCGTCACATTGACATTGGTCACCATGCGTGCCTTGACCTTTGCCGCCAACTGAACCACCGGCAAGCGAGCTCGGTTTCGGGACAGAATGCCATTGCAAGAACCCGACCAGGAACTGGAGGAAGAGAAGTTCAAGAACCACAATGTGGGCCTCCACGAAAAGAGGTGGAGAGAACCACAGAAAGGCTAGTACTACTATGCTGGCTGAGATGGACCAAAAGCAATCGTCACAAAGAAATAAGTCATGTACCTTGAGATTTGAGAAAGATAAGAAACTAAGTACAAAAGAAAACTGAGCTTAGCTCAGTTGCTGCCTTTGCCGTCTTGCACGGCTGCACGCAACCCACCTGAATTCCTTCAGTTGGGACGAATTTTGCACGTCTCATCGGGTTTGGGTCAGTTTTTTGACTTCCTGGACCGGTTTCTTCGAGAAATTGTTGCTCTCCCTCAGCTTCATGAAGAAGCCATCatataaatttgattaggctatCAAACTAGTTTGGCCTAAACTACATTGAAACGTTAGCTAAATCTGAGATGCGGGTTCTTCAGAAATCTAGGTGAGGGTAGCTTTTAGGAGAAACTGGTCGTAAAAACCGAAAACAACGCAGCCAAGTTATTTCCTTCAGTTATATTACCTCTCTCCCGACAAAGTCTAACAAAGAGAAGAAGCGCCAGCAGCTCTTCTAACAAAGAGAAATCCTCGGCCACCTTGAGCCGGAGTGGAGGCAAGTAGGATCAACGTTGTGAATTGTGAGGAGCCGGCGGAGGTGAAATGGagaggaagcggcggagcaGAGGGAAAGTACGATCGACATTGTGAATTGTGAAATAGCTCACCAGTAACCACGCTGAGGATCAAATATTTtttactttgttttgttttttgttaaaaattgGATTACTTTTCTAATACTCTTTCCGTTccatcgaaatattacatgtatctagacgtttttacAAAATAGATAATCCATTTTTGAGCATTTGAGACAAGCattatgaaatgaaatgagcaTCTTCCGCGTAATAGTGCTAAAACTGATTTGGTAAAAATATAAAGAACTACTAAGTAATACTCCACCAAATACACATGTCAGCAAAGGGAGGCCCAAGCTTATTAGTTGAACCCCAAAACAACTACGTAATTCAATAACCAATCAAGCAGGAGGTCATAAAATGACCCTTCATTCGTTCTGGCATTCATTCAATTATAAATACCAATTTTCcaacccgcaaaaaaaaaagcaatttTTCCAGCATTAGTTTCTTTCCAAATCTATACACCCAATATTTGGGTACACAACACCACTGGGCAAAACATCACGCTGCTACAAGGCAACATAACATAATCACTTCAAACAACGGTGTACATATGAACATGCTCGGTAAAAAAGATTATCAATAACTTGcaatatgcaaaaaaaaatgacagcaATTAGTTTTCTCCAAGCGCAGAGAAAAAACATGATTTACCCCACCAGTTACATGAATCAGATGGATTAATACGGAGGATTGTCACAAGcaaaaagaaacatatatTAAGCTCCAGATGACTAAATTCGTTCCAAAACATCCAGTTGCTATAGTCAAAAGACATGAGAAGGCTACGGAAGGACGATAGACGATGGCCATGCCCTTGCTTGAACAGGGTCTACAGATTTCTCGTTGTAAATAACTCGGGCAATCTAAGCTGAATTTAAGATCTCCACTTACAACTACAAAACAGCCGGCCAAGCAGTATTTAGCTGTAGCCATACCATGCTCCTTTAGCTATGATATCAAAACCCGAAGAACCCAAGCTCGGTCGCCCTTTCTTTCTCAAAGGTCTCAAAGTATTGGTATATAATGGTAACAGCCAGCAGTATACCAGTTCCTGAACCAATTGCACCCATGAAATCAGCCAGAACAGTCAGTGCGCCAATGCATACTCCACCAAATGCAGCAGCAGTAGGGATGTATCTGTTCAATTCCTTCTGCAAGTTCGACTCACGGTGGCCTGGCATCACCATTTGTTGTTCCTATTGAATTGCCAAAGAGTTAAAGTTCATTATTGGCTTTTCCACAAAAATTATTGCATTTGGAAACTAGATTACCATATCCAGACACTAGATCACCATCATTTTAACAATTAGTCCATAAAACACTTAGCTAAACACTCTGATATGATGTCCCAACTCCATTGGAGTTTGTAAGGATCCTATTAAAGATCCAGTAGTTCCAGAGACATGTAATAAGGTTTTCTTAATGGATACTAAACCAAAACTATGGAGATATAAAAGTTTATGCAGTTTATCCACATTAATGACACTTATTTTGCATTGTACAACCACCTTTGGCCAGACATCAGAACTTGACAACATGCTATCATATATGAAAAAACAAGATCTGAAaccatataaaaaatattgtcCACAAAAAGTTATGACCTACTCCTGTGAGACAGCTATATTAAACTGGAACGGTAACTAGATAAGACAACATGAACACTACATATATGTTTTACCTTCAGCTGCTTAGCAACATCCTTAGCCGATGAACCGGAGACTTCAATCCATGTCTTTGAGAAGAGTGCACATGCTGACAGCATGAAGACCACGTAGAACAATGCATGGAAAGGATTCGCCAGAATATCAGCCAGACTGCAGTTTCCAAAACATGCAAGGTAAGCATAGTTGACAGAGTAACAAAAACCAAGGGCAAAATGATACAAGTTGGCAGAGAAGTCAATTAACTATTATCACCTTGATGGTGCAGTTACATAGTAAGCAAGACCACCAACAGGAATAGAGTGGCCAGAATACTCAGATTCTTTCCATATACCGAGAAGGTTAACCAGGAAATTTCCACTGTACTTCCTGTAGAGAAGCtacaatcaacaaaagaaacaagttaGCACCTACACATCTTGGAAGGGCTTCCTTTCCTAGTTAATACACCTCTGGAATGGAAGCCTGTACCTGGGATATGAAATATAGGTTGGTAATCAGTGCAGAGTGCAGAATGATGGGCATGTTCGAAGTGTAGAATAGTTTAATTGGATATGAGCCTTGCTGCCCACGAGCATTCTTTGATCTCACTGGAAGGACAACACGGAAGCCTTGGAAATAGATAACTATGAGAAAGACCAATACAGTAGCAAGTAAATTGGTCACATTTGGCAAATTCTGACGGTAGAAAGCCTCTCGAAGGGCACGGACTTTGTCAGATCGAGTAATCAACAGATGGAACAATGCAATGACAGCTCCTTCAAATTCCGCACCACGTCCACTATTGATGGTTGTGGGGCTAAAGGCCTTCCAGATGATATTCTCACTACATAACAGCAAATTTACCATAAGACAACTTGCAACACAATAGAAATTCAGTAAGAGAAATAAGGTTCAAAATGCTTACCAGATATTGGTAGCAATGAACAGAGAAATACCAGAACCCAAACCATAGCCTTTCTGGAGAAGTTCATCTAGACAGATGACAATGATGCCAGCGAAGAAAAGCTGAAGTATAATGAGAATAGCATTTCCAGTTCCAAGTTGGCTCACACTACCATACATTCCTGAAAGAACATATGCCACAGCTTCGCCGATAGCAATCAGAATACCAAGCAACTTTTGTGCACCATTCCTGTGTAAAGAGGTAGGCACATCATTCATCACCATATTACCAGATACAAGAAATATGAATTTGACATACAATTTTCATTGGGCATTCACTGCAGAATTGATACTACATATACATGACCAAGAGCACAATAGCCACCGGTTTTTTATAATTTTAGAAAAAGATCAGTAAGATACAAGATTCGGCtaatttttaaaatacttacaGAAGAGCACGATCCTCTCTCACACTGTTATCAACTTCAATAATCTTCGATCCCACTAGAAGTTGCATAACCATTCCAGATGTCACAATTGGAGTAATACCCAGCTCCATGACAGTACCACGGTTTGATGCAAGAATAACACGCATCCAGTAGAAAGGATCAGCTCCAGTAGTTGAATGGATGCCATAGAGCGGGAGCTGGCTGCACACCAGGAAAATGAAGAGAGAAATAACAGTGTAGATCACTTTTTCTCTAAATGGTATCTTCCTATCAGCACTCTGTACTTCCGGCAAGAAAGCCAGAAAGGGCCTGACCAGATGCAGTACTCGAAAGCCGCCAGCCATCGTTCTGTGCCCAAGAAAAGAAACCAGATCAGCATTATCTTGCACACACTTGAACATCTGAAATATTAAACAATCCAGTACTCGAAAGCCGCCAGTTTACATTTGGTGCATTATCAACTCAATCATGGTTGCTATCACAAAGAAGAGTAACGATGAACTTCTATAATGAATGCACAGAATAAAGTTCTTGTTCAGGTACAACAATTGGCAATTTGAACAAAGAACGTTCTTTTGTCACAATTAAGTGAAACAAGATATTTATTTTCTCATTAAAACTTGATAGCAATAATTCAGTTGAAAAATGTGAGCAGGCCTAGCTAGCATAAGCAGGACATATGAGATCAGAAGATCTGCAGGCGAAGCTTTTCATGCCATCCAGAAACCTCACAACTACAGTGCTCGGACAATAGTTTTGCAATAACATTTTGTGAGCTAATTAGCTGGGACCCCCAACCAATTTA carries:
- the LOC100830362 gene encoding probable histone acetyltransferase type B catalytic subunit, with product MALKQKGSAATAAPDTNKRRRVGFAGIDAGIEANECMKVFLARNPDDVCSVNNTSIEPFDLNHFFGEDGKIYGYTNLKINVWISAISFHAYAEISFQETSDGGKGITDLKPVLQSIFGENLVEKDEFLETFSKECQYISDVVTNGNPIKHDVSDEGDLDVEIVRVELQGAPAFLYSRLVSLVLLLVEGSTPIDITEHGWEMLLVVKKGTLGASTSKFQLLGFAAVHHFYHYPESTRLRISQILVLPPYQGEGHGRRLLEAINSIAQSENIYDVTIEDPSDYLQYVRTSIDCLRLLTFDPIKPALDAMVLSLMETNLSKRTRSLVMVPPADLVETVRLMLKINKKQFLRCWEILIYLRLDAEDRKCIDNFRACIYDRTKGELLGGASGTNGKRLVQVASSFDEETSFAVYWTKESGDADDQTVEQEPEDLKTQEEQLNELVDTQMQEIVDVAKNVTTRGKDKLTSIVA
- the LOC100830668 gene encoding protein transport protein Sec61 subunit alpha, producing the protein MAGGFRVLHLVRPFLAFLPEVQSADRKIPFREKVIYTVISLFIFLVCSQLPLYGIHSTTGADPFYWMRVILASNRGTVMELGITPIVTSGMVMQLLVGSKIIEVDNSVREDRALLNGAQKLLGILIAIGEAVAYVLSGMYGSVSQLGTGNAILIILQLFFAGIIVICLDELLQKGYGLGSGISLFIATNICENIIWKAFSPTTINSGRGAEFEGAVIALFHLLITRSDKVRALREAFYRQNLPNVTNLLATVLVFLIVIYFQGFRVVLPVRSKNARGQQGSYPIKLFYTSNMPIILHSALITNLYFISQLLYRKYSGNFLVNLLGIWKESEYSGHSIPVGGLAYYVTAPSSLADILANPFHALFYVVFMLSACALFSKTWIEVSGSSAKDVAKQLKEQQMVMPGHRESNLQKELNRYIPTAAAFGGVCIGALTVLADFMGAIGSGTGILLAVTIIYQYFETFEKERATELGFFGF